Proteins encoded by one window of Ignavibacteriota bacterium:
- the argF gene encoding ornithine carbamoyltransferase, with protein sequence MNKDFISIADWSPDELWHLLLLSLKMKEYPANYSDSLKGKSVAMIFEKQSLRTHVTFDVGIYQLGGHSIYLSQQGINLGKRESIYDVAKNLERWVDGLVIRTYAHSNCVQLGKHMWCPVVNALDDMEHPCQAMGDFLTIVENFGEVSGHKLTFVGDGNNVCHSLMLLAAKLGMNFTAATPKGYEPNKEVVKKAQKFAKASGAKIEVVNNPKEGVKKSDVVYTDVWASMGQESEKDERAKIFKEFQVNGKLMNLAKDSAIFMHCLPAHRGEEVTDEVMDGKQARIFDEAENRLHTQKAILHTLMHGV encoded by the coding sequence ATGAACAAAGATTTTATCAGCATCGCAGATTGGTCGCCGGACGAACTGTGGCACTTGCTTCTTCTTTCATTGAAGATGAAAGAGTATCCGGCAAATTACAGTGACTCGCTCAAAGGCAAATCGGTCGCGATGATTTTTGAAAAGCAATCGCTCCGCACGCACGTTACGTTTGATGTCGGCATCTACCAACTTGGCGGACATTCCATTTATCTCAGTCAGCAAGGAATCAATCTCGGGAAGCGCGAATCAATCTATGACGTTGCGAAAAACTTGGAACGTTGGGTTGACGGACTCGTCATCCGCACGTACGCACACAGTAACTGTGTCCAACTCGGAAAACACATGTGGTGCCCGGTCGTGAACGCGCTTGATGATATGGAACATCCGTGTCAGGCGATGGGCGATTTCCTCACCATCGTCGAAAATTTCGGAGAAGTGTCCGGACACAAACTGACGTTTGTCGGAGACGGGAACAACGTTTGCCATTCACTCATGCTTCTTGCGGCAAAACTTGGAATGAACTTCACCGCCGCAACACCGAAGGGATACGAACCAAACAAGGAAGTCGTAAAGAAAGCGCAGAAGTTTGCAAAAGCATCCGGCGCGAAAATCGAAGTTGTGAACAACCCGAAAGAGGGCGTGAAAAAATCCGACGTCGTGTATACCGATGTGTGGGCGAGCATGGGACAGGAATCCGAGAAGGATGAGCGTGCAAAGATTTTCAAAGAGTTTCAGGTGAACGGAAAGTTGATGAACCTCGCGAAAGATTCGGCAATCTTCATGCACTGTCTCCCCGCGCACCGCGGCGAAGAAGTGACCGACGAAGTGATGGACGGAAAGCAAGCCCGCATTTTTGATGAAGCGGAAAACCGTCTGCACACGCAGAAAGCAATCCTGCATACACTGATGCACGGAGTGTAG